The window ttttttgttaaatttatggCTAAATCGACTATAAAGTATTGGTCTTGATCATAATTGAATGCGAACGGTTCATGACTTATAGTTGCTTAAATCCACTTTATTTGGATTTTATGGttgaatgttgtctcattggttttCATATCCCATTTACTTTTTGAATGACATGATTAAGTGGAAAGAAGAAACGTTGAGAATATGACGATGGAAATAAACTCATTTGGATAAGGAATCAATATGTAAGACGTTGATAACTCCGTTTAAGAATCCAAGGATTCGGCAAAATCTTCCCAGAATATTCTTCTATCCTCTTCGTTCTCGGGATATTCAATATAAGTATCCTCTTTTAATATGTACATTATTTCAGTGGTTATATTCTTCATGTTCACCCGACCTAATCGAAGCATAATTATCATATTTTGACCTTGTCTGGCAACTGTTCTTTCAATTAAAGCAATGTTGAATTCATACATGCACCATTCGGATTTTAGAAAATCCTCAGAAAGTACGCAAACAACTTTTCTGCTGTTGTGGATAGCATTCGTGATATTTTCTGCTATTCCACATCCTGCAATAAAATCTCTGTGATGTATACATAACCGGAAATTTCTTTGTCTTTCCAGGTAGTCAACCATCTCATCCTTAGGGAAGTGTCGATCGCTGTCTGCGTATGATACAAAAGCGTCAAACTGATAATGATCCTCGGTTTCAAGACGATGATATCCATACGCTCCTTTCATAACATAGTACAAGTATCGCAGCTTCCAACGGAAGCGGTAAACCAACAATGTACACACCACTGCTATGAACGTTATGATAAGAATAACTGACAGCACTACTACTTCAATATACGATGCACAGTCTTTCTTCAGACGCATAGTTGCTGTATTTATCTCATAAATATCGCCTTTATAACTGCAtgtgtaatttttaaaatgaagaaaatgttTGCTATGTTTTTGTATCCATTCAAAAAAGGTGACAGAATCACACGAACAATGAAGAGGATTGTTCAGCATATTAATTGAGACATTAGTAGTAAAAGAATTATCTAACAGCTGCATTCCATTTGGTGATAGGTACAATATTTGATTCCAGCTAATGTCAAGAATTTCAAGGTTtttcatgtgttctattgttacATTCCAATCTACCAACAAATTATGGTCTAAATATATGTGCTTGAGATATGTCGATCGCAGTAGTAAATCTTGAAACAAAATGGAAATACTGTTCgatgaaatgtttaaaaatgcTAAGTTCGTTTggttttcaaataaatgttttgaatcaACAGTGAAGAAGATTTTCGAATTACCGAGTATGTTATTATCAAGCGCCAAATGTCGAAGACTTGGTAAAGCTCCAAATACATATGATGAAATATCTGTTGCTTTATTTCCAGAAAGGTCAAGAAATTGCAGATTTGTAAAGTTACACATAGGTCCAATGAAGGAGTATAGCTGATTATTCCGTAAAATTAATGTCTTCACAGCTGATGTACTAATATATAAAGGTGGAATTGAATATCCAACGCGTGCACTTTCCATTTTGATTTCCTCAATATTAGGTGGTACGATTACAAGTTGAAATGATGGATAGAAATAGGGTACACAAGAATGGAGGGTCGCGGAATGGTTTGCATTATCTAATTTAGATTTCTGATTAAAAGGTAAATCTGGTTTAAATGTTAGATGATGAGTATTTACTTTATACGGATACCTCTTACATAAGCAACCTATTTCAGCAACTGATTCAATATGATCACATTTCCATGAGTTCACAGACTGTGACATTTGGTGTCTGTTTTGAAAGCTTAAATcgatcttttttatatttgttaaattcatCAGCATGTCATAGTAAGAGTATGGTCCAACTATCCATCTGTTATCTGTGGCGCTAATGTAACGCAATGATTTCGGAATAAATAATGTAATTCGTGCTTCTGTTTTATCCAAATTATTCCCATCGATGTATAACTCTTCGATATTGGTATTCAATAAAGgtttgatgtcattgttaaataGCAGAGTACTACCACCTCGTTCACACGCCAAATATTGAGCTTTGAAAACCTTGATTGACGTAAAAGGTAGATCGTGCGTGACATTTGTAAACCCGCACAAACCTAACttacgattatacgatatatccAAGATCTCCAAATGAGCAAGTCTCCTAAATGTTCCACTTTCAATATGTTCTAGTCCAGTAAATAAACCTTGCGTGTCCCATTGTGCTGACATATCTAGGGAAATTAAGTTTGGAAGGTGAAGAAAATAATTGTTAGGTATGGTTATTCTTGTTGCTAATCCTGTAAGCTTTAGATGTGTCAACTGACGTAGTGCAAGAAATCCCTTTCCGAATGATACGTTTAAAACAGCATCAATATGTAAACGTTGTAGAGATTGAAGCTCCTGGAATACTTCATCGGGACAATAGTAACTTCGGTTCCCTAAAGAATTATATGAAACATCTAGATGTTGCAACTGTCGTAAGTTCCTGAAAATTCCATCGAAATATGTATCCCTATCTAACAAAATCATATTATAAGACAAATTCAGACTCAACATATGTTTAGTGGTGGAAAATGGTAGGGTTCCATCTGTGCTAAAATTCCTAATCATGTTTACCGAAAGATCTAAGTACTTTAATTTAGATGGTAGACTGCCCTCCGGTGGTAACGTTGTCAAACAATTTTTGCTTAAATTGACAGATATAACTCTATCTGTAAATAAGGGCACTTTAGTAAGTCCTAAGCCAGAACAATCTGCAATCAAACCTGATGGTGTGTTGACGCATAAACAACTTGCATTTGATGAACAATTGAATGCATAAGTCATTGCTATATTGCAGATGATGGTGAAAATAGTTACTTCAAGATATGTCATCTGCAATATAAATCAATAAGATTAATTGTAAACTCAAACAAGTCACACATATTTTGTGATAAACATATCGTAAgcaaccaagtcaggaatatgctaGTTGTTAACTGAGAGTTCATTTCAGTgcatgttgcattgtcgtttgtttttttgttgcacttcagtatttctcttgtttcgttgtttttctcttataattgatgtgtttccctcgtgatatactactgttgcctttatttggtgtCCATTTTATAGTTCTGTCAAATAATCTCCAAAGGATTGGCAATATTTGCCTTTACCTAGAATGCTTCGTTTCAAAGTAGTTGCCGTGTTTTCCTTTTATTATGGGAATAATTCacggtttttaatttatattagttTTATCACGGGTTTTCCCTTTATGTCGATATTTTTACCTTTTGATATTACAttagtcggttaaagagctcaccagagctcatgttttctctgttattatgtatatatatgccgactctaaataaaatttacttacttacttacttacttacatgcggtaaattattaaaaacaaaggTCAAAACCAGAGATAAAATCTATTCTAATTTAAGTCCATATGAATTACCTCTAATTATATCAACAACGtttttataagataaaaaaaagttaccgTATACCTAATGCAGTTGTTTAGTTAATATGATATACATAATGATTTGTTACTGCTAAGGAAGCCGAATTTGGAAAGTTGAAATAATCATGTTTGTCAAAGATATTAGTTTGGAGTCGTTTATTTGTATTAATACCGATGAAGCATTATCCTTAAAGAGGCATTATATAACGACATAAACGAAAAACATATACTATGATTTTGATTTGTTTCATGTATAAATGCATGATTATCAAATGATATTTTGCAATTAGCACTTAATCTGGATACACTTGGTTTAAGCAAGCCCAAAAGCGACgctaattaggagataactgtattgtattgtaagctccgacggcatcaaatCGCCAATTGATGCCggcggagcttaaaatacaatattgttatctccattctaatgaaattgacagaaaacaaacttaaaacatgtatttaaaatctgtcatatatcGTCTGCGATTGCGCGTACgttccatagcatcaattgtcaattgatgccataaAAActagtgacgttatccaatcaaaatgaatgtataatttatatttcacaCATGTGGTCCTATTTTCCTCGATTGGGAATCACAGGACGAAACTTAACACATGACGTGTACTTACATGAACAACACGATGGTATTTAAATGTGAAACAGAATTTTATTACACATCCGGAGCTCTTTATATCTTCCTATCATGTTTTCAGTCTTTTGTATGAAGTGTTTTGTAGTCTGTTTGTCTTAAAgtcctttttttcattttgtcatatTTATGCCGGTCTTTCATCACTTTTTTCAAGTGGAAGTCTGTTGAATTTAACTGTTTTCCTTTATTATCAAGTCAAATACATGAATGACATATATTTGTgtctaaattaatttttataattttgacccAAATTCAATGACAAAATGAGGATACGTAGTATTTATTCCAAAGACATAATTGCATTTGTTCCAGATTTGATAAACATCCTGAAACCTGATCTGTTCATGATTTAAACAAGATTACGAGAgtgttaaataaaatttgttaaccaGATTATATGAGTTATGATAATATAGCTTTTCATTCATCTTTTTCATTCAAAGATAGACACCGTTTTAGTTTATAATCTTGTAATGTATTACTTTTCAAGGAAAGGCGAAAGATAtaaaagggacatttaaactcataagtcgaaaataagcTGTCGAAGTCATTGCTTCAAAAGAAAAAGACTGTATACAAAACATATCATCACTCAAGACTAGGTAACACGAACCCCGCACGTACCTTGGGTGATCTttggtgctccggaatggtaagcagatcctttaTAAACAGATAAAAAACCCATTAACATTGAATTGAAAACGCGTTCAAAGAAGTGGAATACAGTGGAATTTTAATCGATACGGACAAtacctttcttttttctttcttagatgaaaaaacaaatttaatgaaaaaagtttacctttttttgtaactacatattgtggattcattagtGTTCGTTAAATACTGACTTTGGTAAATTGGAAATATGAACCAGTGGTGTAACGTCACAATACGAGAACAAACTGTTAAACACAGTTAAATTGGGCTTAACCGATTAAACCGATACAATGCCCTTAAAACATCTAACATGAAGGACTAATCTCAGGATACTTACAGTTCATGTAATCTTGTTCATAGCCCATAGCCAATATTAActaataataaaaacatgtagAAATCAGAACATAGAAAATCAGTAAAATCTGATTGATTAAGTGTACAGACGCCAACAAAAATTTGAGAAAGACATGTTCCATACCACAATTTCCATATCGACAGGATGTACGACCGTGAGTCTAGCAGTTGTATTCATATCAAATTAAGATACAATTTGATTTATTGATAACATAATCAATTTTATTACCGatattaacaatatttaaatatcttacttcaattacttttttgttaaattaataaatatttagaatatttttttctttttcataataCTATATGCCTTTCACACACACATATATGCTTCTCTAccatacaaaaataaatgaaagagtAATAAAGGagtaacgattttttcaaattctttccAGAGCTATATATACTGTGGAAGACATAAAGCTCATTATTATTATAAGCACTAAACCGAATAGCAACGTAGCTATTGACAACACACTGGCATTTCCATGATAATTTAATTGAAACAAGTTAGAGTTTTACAGTGACACAAACCTATTATTTTGTGACTATATTATGATAAATACTGgcaccaaaaataaaacattgttattCCAGTCCTTTTGCCCATTTTCCATGGCATTCCATAACATGATTGACTGTAATAACATGTCTTACCCTTAGTTTATAAGATTCACACTTTACTCAATTGCCCTATTTTTTGGCCTTCAGAATACAATGGTAAATCTGTTTGGTTAAATCCCACATGATCTCTTCCATAAACAGGAAGCGTTCTGCTAATAATCAAACAACCAATCCATACACAAGGGGGAggatctattttattttttattttatgttttttttggaaTGTGATGTCattctttataaatacattgtttatGAATATAATATCAACCGATACTCTTCAAGTTATATGCTTCCGTGTTATCATCGCTATTATGATGTTTCACGATTATGTTGATATCATTCTTAGTCGGAATGATAACATCAGCAAACTTGCTCTACTTAAACCGATTATCATTAAAATAATggaacatagaaaaacacatgtACAATCTGATGAAAACCAATCAACAACTCGTTCTCTTTTCACGTTTCATTAGTGACATTATAGATTTTAATTTATAGGCCGTAATATATGTATCACTGGTATATTATTAAGTCAAAGATTTCGTTACCACATATACTGAAAtcttaacttatttttttaaagttataaaataCTTGGTTtggaagtttggttgtacctgtagagaAATTATAACTTATTGAAATCGCATCCTATGTTCTACAGTGATGTTGGATTTAGAGTTCGTATATTTAGGTACAATCCATGAAGTGTATCGATGCATTGAATAAACTTAATTCTTAAATATTATCAATCTATTATTGTCAAAATattattgaacattttatttatcgaTACTAGCATTGATTTTCTTATCAATTGATTTCAATGTAACTTGACATTAATGCATTACAGCTACAAACGATTCAGATTCTATATCCTGTAAAAATTCACATTTTAACATTGCAATAGGTCATGCATGTATTCCCAATCTGTATTTACACTTGCTTAAATGGATGCTTACTTACTGATATTGTTAACATGATTATGTTTTTCTTAGTTGGTTGTTTTGCTCGATCATAAGAGTCTATTTTTTGACAACtttataattttttgataaatgtatcAACCTTCATGGATTGTTATGAAAATTCATAGCTTTTCTTGTAATGCTTTGATCTCAATATTATAATTGGCTGTGTAGTTAACCCAAAACAAAAACTACTATAAATgagcatatatatttgtgcaaaGTTGTGTATGAAATAAGTTAGATATCAGTTTTGAATAGATTGGAAAAAGTGTCATAACAGAGTGATAACTGTCTTTTAGCAGCCATTCGTACACGGTGTGGTATTCTACTTGAACAAAATACCCATTTAAAATTGACTTACTAAATCGTTACCCCAGTTATCTTATGTTGCCTCAAACTTACATCTATGAAAAATGAGAACTACTAATGAGAAATCTATGTACGTTTTTTTtcgatataaaaaatattaagcaAATGACAAAACGATTCATTTTTACACAAAGGACAGACAATTaattaataaaggcaacactaCTACAACGCTGTTCAAAAGTGATAATTCGACTgagggaaaacaaatccggatttaAAACTAATTCTTAAATGCAGATTTACTTTatcaataaccatgataacaataaaaacaaaaacaaaaacatcagtATAACTTACGTTTATGTGTTCATATACTTTGAAACGTTTTGAATGATTTAAAACTCAAACCAAATGACCTATgcacattttgttttatgttatagTACGAAATCTTTAACCAATTGACACGTATGTGCTTGTGTCTTTAAAACACTAATCATAAAGTCGAGTGTCATACACACTTTTAAATTGGGGTTTTATGTACACAGTTAACATAATAAAAAGTGATGCATGACGTGTGTTTCTATAGTAAAAGCTCCTTCATTCCTTTTATGACCATTGTTAACTATTTTATGGTGATTGTcgtatttcaattttgaaaaaaaaatacaaatgttgacTTTTAAGTTTTACAGAAAGTATTGCAACCCtcaaatgatttaaatatttgaatctgTATATGTATAATTAAGTTTCCAAATTATGAAATTGGTTATTGGACAAGACTTAAAAGCTGACAATATCTTCATATAAAACgctttatcttacctcctatacatttctaggaatatgattggttaaaagcgtcctcgtgaaaaccgtgtatatttaatattaggttagttgggaggaggagcttatttcatacacggttagtagtggagttacgtccccttatattccatataagataataaggaggcggggcttatttcatacacggttagtagtggtgttacgtccctttagaaaaacaaaacagtactgagaaaaaatcttaaaggtttcaacagacaaagaaagtgatgataaagtgaaataaattcataaaacacatttaaatataacaagttgtcattgttggcatctgtttttatAGGATCAAAGGGAATAGtgtcttaatcatgttaatgctaactgtattgaagacttgctcattttgataggtcactagtttaaattttacacgttaagatagtcggtaagataaattcgttacatagtgtgctagtgacgtaatacggtatatagggggtcagtaaattccatatggggattcgagcttcgctctcaccccatatagAATTTACTAACCCCATATATACcttattaggtcactagcacactatgtaaccaATAGTATCATTAAACAGGAAGGATAATTATCAATATGATGGAAtcttatgcgactgtcataaaagttagaaaatgcctatactatgacagttgttgtctattcgtttgatgatTTTGAACTTTTTAGTGTACCATTTGCTTTGGGacttccgtttagaattttcctcggaatgcggtatttttaaaaaaaatgataaatgtttagaAATGATAGAGTGGTAAATAATGTGTTAATAACGCAACCGACGAAATTACTGTGTTCTTTACAATTTGCTGTCAAGACATGCGACATGAGATGTAATGGCGACACATCATAACATCAGGGTGAAGACAATGAAAAATTAGAGAAACATTTCTGCAACTGATTAACCAATAATCAAttacaaaacagaaaaagaacGTATCTCTAGTTCATGTGAAAATTAGAATCGCATGTCATGTACGTGTTATTCAAGTTTCTAAATTGGTATAATCTTTAGCTACATTAAACGATCTCATGATATATTTCtttgttacatttatatattgCAGTCATCGGGTATCTGGTGTGGATAAAAGGGAATGCATGATCTTCAGGACTATCTAAGTTTTTATTTTGGTGTGTGTTCTCAATCGATAAAAGTGTGTGATATATTTTGTAATCTGATGTAGGTTTTTAAGTCAAGTTTTATTTAGAACCCGTATTTTCCTTAACTTTTCAATCATCTCCTCATGAGATCCGTCGCGTACGAACCTGAATACCcttttatttctaaattatatAATCAGATTATATATGCTTTCGAAAAGAAAATTATGTATCGTCAATTCTATTAAAAACTAAAcatatattcaaaacaaaaaaggcCATCACATTTGGACTTCATAATATTTTTCGGTAGAATTGACAAGTATAAACTCCTTTTCAAATACTTATATAATATGATTTACAAATACAAAGGGTATTTAGGCTCGCGTTATCGATAATATAGCACCGACGAATCTGAAGAGGTGATAATAAACAATTAAAGAAAATACGGGATCCAACACAAAACTTTGCTTCGGGTTACATACAATATCTGTGCAAGGTCCGTAACTATTTAAAATTTTGGTACGATATGAGCTCActacaaaacagacaaaaatcatgttttattacGTAATTGATTACTAGTATTCCGAAATCAAtcaaacatttatacatgtacatatgtacttGCACTTGCAAAAGGTCGATTTCTGTCCGCTGCAGCTCACATTACAAACTA of the Mytilus galloprovincialis chromosome 8, xbMytGall1.hap1.1, whole genome shotgun sequence genome contains:
- the LOC143043093 gene encoding toll-like receptor 4 is translated as MTYAFNCSSNASCLCVNTPSGLIADCSGLGLTKVPLFTDRVISVNLSKNCLTTLPPEGSLPSKLKYLDLSVNMIRNFSTDGTLPFSTTKHMLSLNLSYNMILLDRDTYFDGIFRNLRQLQHLDVSYNSLGNRSYYCPDEVFQELQSLQRLHIDAVLNVSFGKGFLALRQLTHLKLTGLATRITIPNNYFLHLPNLISLDMSAQWDTQGLFTGLEHIESGTFRRLAHLEILDISYNRKLGLCGFTNVTHDLPFTSIKVFKAQYLACERGGSTLLFNNDIKPLLNTNIEELYIDGNNLDKTEARITLFIPKSLRYISATDNRWIVGPYSYYDMLMNLTNIKKIDLSFQNRHQMSQSVNSWKCDHIESVAEIGCLCKRYPYKVNTHHLTFKPDLPFNQKSKLDNANHSATLHSCVPYFYPSFQLVIVPPNIEEIKMESARVGYSIPPLYISTSAVKTLILRNNQLYSFIGPMCNFTNLQFLDLSGNKATDISSYVFGALPSLRHLALDNNILGNSKIFFTVDSKHLFENQTNLAFLNISSNSISILFQDLLLRSTYLKHIYLDHNLLVDWNVTIEHMKNLEILDISWNQILYLSPNGMQLLDNSFTTNVSINMLNNPLHCSCDSVTFFEWIQKHSKHFLHFKNYTCSYKGDIYEINTATMRLKKDCASYIEVVVLSVILIITFIAVVCTLLVYRFRWKLRYLYYVMKGAYGYHRLETEDHYQFDAFVSYADSDRHFPKDEMVDYLERQRNFRLCIHHRDFIAGCGIAENITNAIHNSRKVVCVLSEDFLKSEWCMYEFNIALIERTVARQGQNMIIMLRLGRVNMKNITTEIMYILKEDTYIEYPENEEDRRIFWEDFAESLDS